In a single window of the Ancylobacter polymorphus genome:
- the hisE gene encoding phosphoribosyl-ATP diphosphatase → MSDSIRRLYAAVVATRRGSNPSPRTAKLLRKGRAAMAKKVAEEAVEVALDGVIGDRAATVRESADLIYNLVVLWAELGIEPEDVWAEMRRREKLLGMAEKIPKRRSGSGKDSPLLGSTPGPAGPLLWDLADGAGAVPLPDLPRRRP, encoded by the coding sequence ATGAGTGATTCGATACGCCGCCTGTATGCCGCTGTGGTCGCCACGCGAAGGGGGAGCAACCCTTCGCCGCGCACCGCGAAACTGTTGCGCAAGGGGCGGGCGGCGATGGCCAAGAAGGTGGCCGAAGAGGCCGTCGAAGTGGCGCTGGACGGCGTCATCGGCGACCGTGCCGCCACCGTGCGCGAGAGCGCCGACCTGATCTACAATCTCGTGGTGTTGTGGGCCGAGCTCGGCATCGAGCCGGAGGACGTGTGGGCGGAAATGCGCCGGCGCGAGAAGCTCTTGGGCATGGCCGAGAAGATTCCCAAGCGGCGGTCAGGATCCGGCAAGGATTCGCCGCTATTGGGGAGCACTCCGGGCCCCGCCGGGCCGCTGCTCTGGGACCTTGCCGACGGTGCCGGCGCCGTCCCGCTTCCCGACCTTCCGCGCCGGCGTCCCTAG
- a CDS encoding D-alanyl-D-alanine carboxypeptidase family protein, which produces MNLSLFRPRLRHRAGRRLAPLLALLLLAPLLLAPVAARATPSLVIDVESGKVLLAEDATKPWYPASITKLMTAYVTFKALRAGRLTPETLITVSENAAAQKPSKMGFKVGTQVTVDNALKMMLVKSANDMAVVLAEGVGGSLPGFIDEMNATAAELGMTGTHYANPNGLPDPGQVSTARDLAILARAIFLNFPEQADLFRIPAIKLGPAVIRSYNKLIDRYPGADGMKTGFICASGFNLVASATRGNRHLLAVVLGTESGKARTEEAALLLERGFQQSGNIFGSIAPSVDSLRNESGPPTDMRAQVCGGQRKNTASEADDDSGPAATGFVAAGMAQLGENVTGASLLQKLPPSMPPVEVWVGPFPSAEALAAAYPPPPAPKKPATAKKPGEKKGQTTAIIDPADPSAPAAPKPKPKPKPATAQASDAKPAAKPATAKPAAARPAAKPAPAPMDLAPPPPQ; this is translated from the coding sequence CTGAACCTTTCCCTGTTCCGCCCCCGCCTTCGCCACCGCGCCGGGCGCCGCCTGGCACCACTGCTGGCCCTCCTGCTGCTTGCGCCGCTGCTGCTGGCCCCGGTGGCGGCGCGGGCGACGCCCTCGCTGGTGATCGACGTGGAAAGCGGCAAGGTGCTGCTGGCGGAAGACGCGACCAAGCCGTGGTATCCCGCCTCCATCACCAAGCTCATGACGGCCTATGTCACCTTCAAGGCGCTGCGGGCGGGCCGGCTGACGCCGGAAACGCTGATCACCGTGTCCGAGAATGCGGCGGCGCAGAAGCCTTCCAAGATGGGCTTCAAGGTCGGCACTCAGGTCACGGTCGACAACGCCTTGAAGATGATGCTGGTGAAGTCGGCCAACGACATGGCCGTGGTCCTCGCCGAGGGCGTGGGTGGCTCCCTGCCCGGCTTCATCGACGAGATGAACGCCACCGCCGCCGAACTCGGCATGACCGGCACCCATTACGCCAATCCCAATGGCCTGCCGGACCCGGGGCAGGTGTCCACCGCGCGAGACCTCGCCATTCTCGCCCGCGCCATCTTCCTCAATTTCCCGGAGCAGGCCGATCTTTTCCGCATTCCCGCGATCAAGCTCGGCCCGGCGGTCATCCGCAGCTACAACAAGCTGATCGACCGCTATCCCGGTGCCGACGGCATGAAGACCGGCTTCATCTGCGCCTCCGGCTTCAATCTCGTCGCCAGCGCCACGCGCGGCAACCGCCATCTCCTCGCGGTCGTGCTCGGCACCGAGTCCGGCAAGGCCCGCACCGAGGAAGCGGCCCTGCTGCTGGAACGCGGCTTCCAGCAATCCGGCAATATTTTCGGCTCCATCGCCCCCTCGGTCGACTCGCTGCGCAATGAATCCGGCCCACCGACCGATATGCGCGCGCAGGTCTGCGGCGGCCAGCGCAAGAACACCGCTTCGGAAGCCGATGACGACAGCGGCCCGGCGGCCACGGGCTTCGTCGCCGCCGGCATGGCCCAGCTCGGCGAGAACGTGACCGGCGCCAGCCTTCTGCAGAAGCTGCCGCCCTCCATGCCCCCGGTCGAGGTGTGGGTCGGCCCCTTCCCCAGCGCCGAGGCGCTCGCCGCCGCCTATCCGCCGCCGCCGGCCCCGAAAAAGCCCGCGACCGCGAAGAAGCCGGGCGAGAAGAAGGGGCAGACAACGGCGATCATCGACCCGGCCGATCCTTCGGCTCCCGCCGCGCCGAAACCTAAGCCCAAGCCGAAGCCCGCAACGGCGCAGGCTTCCGACGCGAAGCCCGCGGCCAAGCCAGCCACCGCCAAGCCCGCCGCGGCGAGACCTGCTGCGAAGCCAGCGCCGGCGCCGATGGACCTCGCCCCTCCCCCGCCGCAATAG
- a CDS encoding CobW family GTP-binding protein, with protein MSEATRLPPEPIPVTLLTGFLGAGKTTLLNALLQQPGMADTAVLINEFGEIGLDHLLVQHFDDATVLLASGCLCCTIRGDLSEGLEQLLRRMDNGAIPPFRRVVIETTGLADPAPILHVLMMHPYLVMRFRLDGVVTVVDAVNGLGTLDAHPESVRQAAISDRIVLTKTDLIDTPAREGDLAALRQRLARLAPGAPLLDAAKGEATPEALFGAGLYDPATKIPDVSRWLADEAILAAEEASRVHAHDENRHDERIRAFTVATEAPVSAAAIDMFLELVRGTHGPKLLRLKGIVKLGEDPDHPLVLHGVQHVLHPPSQLPAWPDDDRRTRLVMIVRDVEPAVIRRLFDAFMGLPAVDRPDRVAMTDNPLAPATLRR; from the coding sequence ATGAGCGAGGCCACCCGTCTTCCGCCGGAACCGATTCCGGTCACGCTGCTCACCGGGTTTCTCGGTGCCGGCAAGACGACGCTGCTGAACGCCCTGCTGCAGCAGCCCGGCATGGCGGACACCGCTGTGCTGATCAACGAGTTCGGCGAGATCGGGCTCGACCATCTGCTGGTGCAGCATTTCGACGACGCCACCGTGCTGCTGGCCTCGGGCTGCCTGTGCTGCACCATCCGCGGCGATCTCTCGGAAGGGCTGGAGCAATTGCTGCGGCGGATGGACAATGGCGCCATCCCGCCGTTTCGACGCGTCGTGATCGAAACCACCGGCCTCGCCGACCCGGCGCCGATCCTGCACGTGCTGATGATGCACCCTTATCTGGTGATGCGCTTCCGGCTGGATGGCGTCGTCACCGTCGTCGATGCGGTGAACGGTCTCGGCACGCTCGACGCCCACCCCGAATCCGTGCGGCAGGCGGCAATCTCTGACCGCATCGTGCTCACCAAGACCGACCTCATCGACACGCCGGCGCGCGAAGGTGACCTCGCCGCGCTGCGCCAGCGCCTCGCCCGCCTCGCGCCCGGCGCGCCGCTTCTGGATGCGGCGAAGGGCGAAGCGACACCGGAGGCCCTGTTCGGCGCCGGCCTCTACGATCCCGCGACGAAGATTCCCGACGTTTCGCGCTGGCTGGCGGACGAGGCGATCCTGGCGGCGGAGGAAGCCTCGCGCGTCCATGCACACGACGAGAACCGCCATGACGAGCGCATTCGCGCCTTCACCGTGGCGACGGAAGCCCCGGTCTCGGCGGCGGCGATCGACATGTTTCTGGAACTGGTGCGGGGCACGCATGGACCGAAGCTGCTGCGGCTCAAGGGCATCGTGAAGCTCGGCGAAGACCCCGATCATCCCCTCGTGCTGCATGGGGTGCAGCACGTGCTGCACCCGCCGAGCCAGCTTCCCGCCTGGCCGGACGACGACCGCCGCACGCGGCTGGTGATGATCGTGCGCGATGTCGAGCCGGCGGTCATCCGTCGGCTGTTCGACGCCTTCATGGGGCTTCCGGCGGTCGACCGGCCCGACCGCGTCGCGATGACCGACAACCCGCTCGCGCCGGCAACGCTCAGGCGCTGA